TAGATGCATTAGCCTTTACATTGCGTAAAAAGGTGTGCAGATTTGACCCCCTTTAATGCTGTGCGAGCTACTCCGCTTCTGATTCATTTAACTTACGTGTTACATGGAAATAAGTGGAGGTTTGAGCACAAATAAGGAATCTGCGTCTGTGCCTGAAATCAAGTGCCAGTGTACCAGTActtcttttaaatatatgaagCACACTGTAATTCATGCGGAGCTACTAAAATGACTGCATTCAGTGGCTCATGAGCCAATGACTATGCTCATAGGCAGAGTTTAAGGCCAAGCAGTGAGTGCACTGCTGCCTATACTGACTAAACTTTATAGTGTTACATTAATGATGACTGggaagaataaaatgtgaaataaataaaatgtcttagtGGTTTTAAAGAGTCAGAATGATGTGATTGTGTAGTGCAAACTAACAGATTTAAATGCTGTATCATTACAGTGCATGAAAACagttttttatgtttcattttgtgGCCAATGTCAGGAAGGTTAAAACAATGGTACTGAAATAGTGACTCACTTGAAAGCAGAAAAGCTATTTGTTCTCACAGAGAGTGAATGCAGAGCTTCTCAGCAGGACAGTTAAGAAGAAGTGGAGATTGTAATCACAGGCCTTTAATATGAGTATAGTACTCTTGAGGAAGTCATGACTTTGATCATTgttttaacataatttattGCTGCTCAGCCCAGCTTCTGGAGAACTTTAATTTTGAATTTTAACCCTTATATTGTCACACATTTCCCTTCCAAAGGGGTGtaccactgatttttaaaatatctgcatatttcaatatttaacCAGGGATCAGGTtgtctacaacacaacacatattttttatttcctatatcaaacagtcagtgaacctacatatgtACTTCTGAACTTTAACACATAATGTTGATAACATGCTATTTTTCTTTACAATGTCCTGTGCATAGCTCtccatcattttttaaatgaatttttgaTCAAAATTTCTGACTATTAGGCAGAGTATTCATGACCATGACATGTAATAacttctgtaagggagcttttaaaagcaTTGAATTCCACAGACGTCCAGTTCCTATCattaccactgtgaacaagtcttAGTCAATAAGTTTCACTAGAGTGGATCATTTGACACTAAATCACTCTGAATCactgttcacatcttaaccatttaatcagtggaattcccctttaagtgtaCTCATATCAACCCCTAAGTGTACAAATACCACTTTTAAAGCAGTCTCATGCAAACTTTGCTGTTACTGAATTAAATTCCAATGCAGGTCTCTTAACTGATTCAAGGTGGCACCCATTCTTTTAAAACCTTTGGTGTACAAacctgaacattaaatattatttggttctttctttcttctatgTGCTTGCCTAAACACAAATCTGAAGAAATGCCCAAATCAATTAAACCACACAACATAAAAAGTGAGATTTTATCTGATAGTCACAATAGATTGTTTATTTTTGACAAAACAATTCATTGGACTTGAATGggctaaatgtttaaaaaatggttttgtCCTAATCATGCATATATAAGATCTCAAAGAACAGGTAATTGCTTTAAACAGTCAAATCAAAACAGCATGCATTTATCAACATGCATGAGTTAAGAGCTTAGAAATGGATCGGCAGGGTTCAACTTGTCTCTTGGCTCCCTTTGACTTCATTTCTGATCAAATACCAGCTGGCAGTTATCAGTACTAGATGCCAGTAATCCGACGCAGTGACTAAAGAAATAACTGGACCAAGACGGCTGAAGAGGTAGGTTATAATGATTCAAGTTCTTGGTATGAGTTTTGTTATAATCATTACACATTATCTGAACAGTTGAAATCAGgagtgtttaaaatgaaaataaaaacacagaaaatgaaaaacccTCATTGTCCTCCTGCTGTTTAGTCTGTTGCATCTGAAGTAATCCACTTTGTTTTCAAGAAAGCAAGTATGAATGACTAGACAGTCTTTTGGGGTCAGCCTTAGTGTAACATAGACACCAGAGTGATTGCCACACTTCCTCTCACAGCACCTGAGAAGCCTTGAGGCCTTGTCTGTTCATCAAGGCATGGATGACTTCCATGGATTATTTCCAAATTCCATCAGTGTCTAACAGTCAGAGGCACAAGTGTGCTGGATGCTGGTTggcttcttgtttgagttttccaCTCCGCCTCCTGTACAGGTgtcaaaatgtaactgctgttccAGTTAAGGGAATGAAAAATTCGAACAAAAAGCtgatgaataaaacaacagctatATTCTTGAGGAGATACAGACATAAAACACCATTTATCACTGTTCTGCCAGGCCTGGGGCCTGTGTGGCTAGTGACAGAAAGCAATACAGACACTAGTTTAATTATGTgttattcagttcagtttttacTATtaagcagtaaaaataaaaatattttagattttagttattaaaaatggttcttattaaaaagtgaagagaaataagaaatgaagaaatataTACAGTGATATATGCTGAAATCATCAAAATTGGAattatattgtgatataatattTAGGCTATGCCACCTACAACTAGTTTATCatatcttttttgtttgtaagtTAACGAACCATGAAAGgcaaaaaaccccacaaatgtTTACCCACATGTAGTTGTCCCATCATGTGTTTGTCcacatatagatatatagagtccagtaataataatttaaattttcATAATAGCTATGAAAGATATAAAAGACTGGTCCATTTTGTCCTCCTGACCTGAGTGTGAGacatttgttctttcttttctgtcagCTGGTGATGTCacagtaaatattttataatataaacctTTTACAGTGTGGTTTATCATGTTTTTGAAAGTGTCAGATGAATGTTTCGTCAATTTAAGATTATAAGTCAAACCACAAccacaaatgtttattttgctgCTTTTTGCAGTTTTATTGCAGTTTCCATATGAACATCTTTAAcacaaagcttttaaaaaatagtaGAGTACatttaactcatttaaaatgctttaaatagAAAAGTATTGAACAGAAATTAACTGTGTACTCATGGAATGAGAACATCAAGATTTTCTGAATCAAAAAAGTCTGTTCTTTAGATATAAAAGAGTAGTACAGTCCAGCTGGCCTTGCGATTCTCACTCACAGCTTGTCCCAGTGAGTGAACTATGGGGCATAGTTGGCTTTAAACTTGATGAAAGTCGTGATGAGGGGCACCTCCTTACAGTCCAAATGGCACCAGTCTGTGCGTTCCCAGGGCAGGTGTAGAACAGCCAGGGCACCTTGTGGTGCGGCCGGTGCCAGACAAAATACTGGAAGTCAAAAAGCAGCAGACAGGATGCCAGTACCCAGATGACTTCCAGAATCCCAGGTGCCTCCACTGGGTAAACCACTGGCCTGCATTACCAGTGCAGCGCATTGCATGGGAGGATGTAGACAGCATGGTGGTAGGGTGAAACTGGTGGATCTTGTAACAGCTCTTTGAATGGGAACATCTGAAGCTCTAGCATTTGTATAGAGACTGTAAGCCACACCTTGGATCTTTCTTTGATGTGCATAGAAAGACAGATAAAAGACCTTCCTATGAGAATTTCCAGCATCACAATGTTTATTCACCTTTTTTTACATTCTAAGCAATTTTACAacatgagagagaaaacagcTCCTTTACTGGAAGAGCTTTCCTGAGAGGCAGGAACTGAGACAGGATGGCAAACATTGCCAAgtgcttatttatttttcatggcAAGGATTTGGTGCTTTTAAGGTGCTGTGAAATACTGGATGTAAATGTTGTATTATTGCAGTATTTGAGATATTTATTTCAAGTGTTTAAAGCAAAAGCACAATATACTATGTATATCTTTAAATGGAACATGGAATAATAGCATTATTAGTTTATACCAATTTGCATTACAATATGTACATAAGCATTTGTGCTGTATTCGGTATGTGCAGAAATTATCCGTGTAATTGttattttctattcttattCTCATAATTGCTTATATAAGGGCAGCATGGTGGCGCCACGGGTAGCACtttcacctcacagcaagaaggggcTAGTTACACCGAGTGAATGCAGAGCTTCTCAGCAGGACTGTTAGGAAGAAGTGGAGGTTGTAATCACAGGCCTTTTGATAGTATTAACCTCTTGAGGAGGAAATGACTTTGATCGTTGTTTTACCATAAATTATTGCTACTCAAACTGGCTTCTGGAGAACTAGATGATTTTCAACCCTGATATTCGTCATACATTTCCCTTCCAAGGGGAATACCATTTCCTTAAATATCTGCATATTTTGATATTTCAACCTGGGTTCAGGACgtctacaacacaacacacatatTTTTTAGACAAATGTATCCTATCCGACATTAGGCAAATTACTTGTGACCATTTCGtgtaataatgtttttgtgagggagcttttagaggcattaaactccaaagacatctggttcctatcaccatcactgtgaacaattctgactcagaaaGTTTCACCAGAGTACAGCATTTCATActcaaccactctgaatgactgttcacatcttaaccattttattATGCAAAACATGTGAAAGATCAGTGGAAGTCCCCTTCATGTGTTCTCATGTCACTATATCCTCACAGTCGTATTAAACCTAGCTTTTttaaagctagctagctacatttcatattCACTTCTTGATTGTAGGTACGTTAGCTACTGCAGCTAACTTAGATAACAGCTATGTTCCTAATTGTTTTCATTGTACAGTTTGTTGTAACTCCATGGAGATAATTGCAGAATTTATTAAACATAACAGAGAACACGAGCAGTCTTGCCAACACTTTGTGGGGTTTTAGCTGCCCATGTAAATTTACTGCTGTTCTGTTACAATCCCACATGTATCAGTTGTGAATATGCTGCCTTGTGCCTGATACATTATTTTACAACTGTAAAGTCaatcaaaccactcggaatatatatttttttacatttcagcgaattatgcagacattttttggAATTTCCCTTTTACATCGCAGAGTTTTAGGGATTATATCagtttattatttcatattagaGATGGCAAAAAAATTGGATGCccttttaaacatttgaaatagAATTACAAAAGGCATTTTAAAGGCAAGAAACAGTTCAATAAGTATATAGCTACTAGTCAGTGTTGCCAAAActaattttatatgtaatttgaATTAATGCCTGAccattttttccactttttgtaGGTAATCTCCAGTGCTGTTGCCATTGCTTCCCAAAGTCAGACAAGGCTGTCTTCACATTACAAGCTTTATTGCTCCATTCTGATTTTTCACTTGATCTTTCTGCCTTAAAGGTTTGTAAGTGACTCATATCCATCATTGGTATGAATACACCTCTGCCCCAACAGGACATGTGTGCACACATTTTACAAATGGCTGAATACTGTGTATGCATACATTTTCCAAATGGCCACACACTGGATATGCATCTCCTCAAGGAGCAGCCTCAACTGTGCTTCCTGCACAAAGGACTTGACTGTtgcaatattattattttatttcagctcttcagtaaaGTTGAAAAGTTATGTTCATTGTGTTCACTGAGAACATATAGATGTGCTAAATAATTAAAGAGAGATATTCAGTCAAATGTTTACTATTCTGCAGTCTGAAATACTGTCTGTGATGTATCTGGTTGGTCAGAACTTCTGTTGATTTCAAATTTTCATGATTGCTTTGATGTACACTGCTTAAAATTCACTTTTATCATAACCAAATGACACATCAAGATTAAAAGCACACTGCCAAACAGACTATGATTATTTGACTTACAGATCACCCCTATAGTGtttcatatctttttttttttttttaaaaactttaaattatacactcaccacacactttattaggtacataattgctagtaaaaggctggacccccttttgccttcagaactgcctgaattcttcatggcacactttcaacaaggtgttggaaacattcttcagagattttggttggttatttgagttacttttgcctttctatcatctcgaatcagtctgcccattctcctctgacccctCACataaacaaggcattttcatccgcacaactgccgctcactgggtatttcctctttttctgaccgttctctgtaaaccctaaaGATGGTTGTGTGTGGAAAATCCCattagatcagcagtttctgaaatactcagaccagcccgtctggcatcaacaaccatgccacgttcaaagtcactgaaatcacCTTTATTCCCCATTCTGATACTCGGTTTGCAcatcagcaagttgtcttgaccacctctaaatgcctaaatgcactgagttgcggcctcgtgattggctgattagctatttgtgctaacaagcaactgaacagatgtgcctaataaagtggccagtgagtgtatatttcacCATTAAGTACTGAAATGTATTACTGTTCTTTCTCACCTGTAAATTTATACTTTGTATACTTAGAGTGTTTTCTCATTCACATTATTGTCAAAATACATTGTTCCTCATAGATTTATTGTCTGACCATTTGTGAAAAAAGAACCTTGACTACTTAAAAAGATTAAGTAAGTTTCACGGGAGTGCAGCATTTCAcaataaaccactctgaatgttcacatcttaactatttaactatgcaaaatatgtgaaaaatcagtggaattcccctttatgtATACTCATATCACTATATACCAACATTCttataaaattttttttttagcttgctagctacatttcattttaaaaaattaacgCCTTACTTGACCAGGGCCGACTAGCGGACCtaacgttttattacacacttctataacctaagaatagctcaaccagtttgcattgaagtccctgtagttaatgaataataagcctctctatgtaataagcctggatttTTAAGGGGTTTAAAAGACTTCATTTCAGgtttaattgttttgtattaaaaatgcagcaatgcatcatttttgaaaatgtaatgactGAAAGACTAAGCCATTAATACTTTTACTGCAAAATTGAGTTATTTTTTGCAGTTGCTTGATATGTATTTTCTCTGCTTCACATTAGCAAGtacatatgtaaaaataaaattactcCATTTCATTATACACTAGGCTTATTGCTGTTAGTTTTACAGGACCATTAAGCagattataatttattataccGCATGACAGAATAACTGTAATGTGTACTGTAATTCACTACATTGTATATTCAAAATTCAGTACTTAACTGTACAGTATGAAATACAGCACCTTGCTGGCTAATTGTTGGCAGTAAGTTGCtgttattttaatgataaacCTTTTACAGTGTAATTTATTGTCCCTTCCTGAAAGTGTGAAATGAATGTGTGAATAAACTTGAGTTTGTaagtcaaaacacaaacacaaatatgtaCTTCATATATCGGTGCTTTCTGcagttttattacagtttcttCATGATTTCttcacagcaaaacaaacatataCTACAGATAAACCAAagttaatacataaataaatatattagcACATTCAAAAACACAATCAATTCAATAAATAGTAGAGTGCATTTAGCAGAGTGCATAAAATGCTTTAAGAAGAAAAATACTGAGCAGAATTGAGCTGCATGTTTGTGGAATAAGAACAACAGGATTCTTTGAATCAAAAAAGTCTGTTCTTTTGATGCAAAAGAGTAATACAGTCCAGCTGGTCTTGCTGTGATTCTCACTCAGCGTGGAGGGTGCCAAACAGCTTGTCCCAGTGAGTGAAGTATGGAGCGTAGTTGGCTTTGAACTTCTGGTGATGAAGGTCGTGATGAGGGGCACCTCCGTACAGTCCAAACGGCACCAGTCTGTGGGTTGCCCAGGGCAGATCATATCCACAGTGGTCCTCCACCGACAGCCACATGTTCAGAATGTGGAAGAACATCTCAGTCATAGGGTGGCAGCCCAGCAACATGGGGTTAACGGCTGCGAAAAGGCCCAGAGACAGCGTCTCCCAAGCCCCGGAATACTCAGTGGTGAGCGCAAAAGTGGATGTGTGCTTGTGGTGCACCTTGTGGAAGGTGCGGTAGAGCCAGGGCACCTTGTGGTGCAGCAGGTGCCAGACGAAGTACTGGAAGTCAAAGAGCAGCAGACAGGACGCCAGTCCCCAGATGACTTCCAGAATCCCAGGTGCCTCCACTGGGTAAACCACAGGTCTGCAGTACCAGTGCAGCACACTGAGTGGAAAGATGTAGACCGCATGGTTGTACAGCGAAAGAGCCAGGCAGTTCCACATCATCCTTAAAGACACCTTGGTTTTCTGCTGGATCTTGTATCTCCTCACCAGGGCCACCCTGGAGGACAGCAGGTCCAGCACCACGAAAGGCAAACAGAAGCTCAAGTAAACAGTCAGTGAAAACAGTGCAGGGAAGAAAGGAGACTTCATCCAGGTCTCATGCTGCCGGACATAATCCCAGATGTTCTGTAGCTGGAACATCTTCTTTGTTGTGTGCTTTAAAGAAGCAGCTGCTTTAATGAGAGCTCTAGAAGCGCTAGCTTTTTTATAGTTGCTGTGAGCCACGCCTACTATGTCGTAGGCAAGAGCCCATAAAAGGACTTTGCTGAGGGAATTTCCAGCGTTGCAaagctttttttccctttcctttctTTACTTCAAACCCTTCAGAGGCTGTTAGAGTTTTCCTGTGGAACAGAAACTGAGATAGGAAGTTAAAACATAGCCTTGCCATATCCtgattaacatttttttatggCCAGATGGAATCACGTTTCCTCACAGGGAATTCCTGCGAATGGCactaaaaaagggaaaacactTCAGTAAGTCACGAAAGTCACCAATAACAATCAACCTTCATTTGTTAATATGTTATAACAGCAATCTCGTTATAATATGGTGTATAGGATCATTAATGATGTAAGAACATCAACTAACCTTAACTAACCATGTAAAGTCCCATTAAATCTTACATAACTGTGTAATCATGTACATTTAGAaatttctctcactctgagaTCCTCAGCTACACATCTCTGACTCGACTCAACCTGCAGAAgctcttttcacttttttcagagTAGCTCATCATTGCCACCTGCCAGCTTTGGTTCAGTCTGATCAAAAGCTTAGTTTGTGGGAAAAAAAGCTGCTATTAGTCTTAGTTGTTCAGAGCACTCGGTctacaaataaaaagtaatgaaGTTACTACAGTACAAGTAATGAAGATGACTACAACCATCCTTATGCAGATGTGCTGTTATTTTAGTGATATAATAACTTAAAtactgaaagggttaactctgctctaactctgctctaagcagactttgcagcaagcatagctactgtccatggcagttttgcacaaacaacttgctcctcttatcgggacaacattctgtccagaaccatttgttctctttcgtaggtaagattgtcgtacacagagcagaagcccccatcctttgggcagttccggtggtccgtgagtgtcagcttagcatttcatgactgttagacaaattatttgggtccaccctgtttgcttgtacgcaacagggcaggacgtgtttgtataaaagaaggagtgcccttctttctttgtgcagaagacttaataaactctttgattgattacgagagtggttctgtctttctgcaccGAGCGCTCTTGCTGCgactgagactttccacaggacaggtgatccactctctggttcctcttcatgaacggaccaaaaacggccggtcctttcaaatacatttacaaGTACCAACCCAACCTAGGAGGGCAAGAAGTATCAGGAAAAAACACCCTCTTTGTAGCTCATAACCACAAACCAGCTGCCACCAACAGAGACACATactaacaaagaaaaaaaggaaactaaacattaaaGACTGAAATGGAAAAAGTCAATTGCTTTCCTTAcaaatatacagttgtatggaaGTTTGAACTCCCCAgtcaaaattaaaataagtaaacacagaGCAAAGAATCTGAGACTCCACACTTGTAAGTTTCGGATCACCGTGCTGTTGAAAGATCCAACCAAGACCCAGTTTTGCTCCTCTTGGTATCTCATGGAGCCCATGATGCTTTCTTAACAAGGTTCCCATGGCCTTCTCAGGAAAGCCATAAAACATCACATGTCCTCGACAATACATAACAGTGGGATGAAGTACCTTTAATTAATTCTTAAATACATCTTAATTACTTCTTGATTATTGGTCTAACAGTGTATACAGACATTTCTGTGGTTCGTATAGTGGAGTGGgcaacacctttgccttctacgctgtagactggggtacAAACCCCTACTTGGACaagcactctacactataccaataagagtccttgggcaagactcctaacacaaccttcgcctacctgtgtaaaatgatcaaattgtaagtcgctctggataagaacaacagccaaatgccataaatgtacattttcagtTGCATACCTATTTTTGGATCACCAATGCCTAATATATGAAGGTCAAAACACTTTTACCTCATGTAATTTGTCTAAGGTCTAATTTTCCTTATGTTGTTGAATTACTAAGGAAATCTGGCCTCTATGGCACCAAGGATTAAAGCTTAAGAGTTCCTGAAAACTAAAGAGGacttaaaaaagggaaatataaCATGCTTCAGTTTCATTCTGTTCATGGTAATTTCTAGAGGTGTGAATAATTGTAAAATGGgtgatttaaaatgtatttttcaaataaagtttttgttttcttaactTTACTTACATCAGTTAAAGTTATATTTCTCTCATTCATTGCTCCAATGTGAGATTAAGctaattaaacacagacatttttccatgacctttttcatccatgttttccaaaaaataccatttttaaaaatggtgaaaaaaggAGCTAAACAAAATGGACCTAGTTACT
This portion of the Pygocentrus nattereri isolate fPygNat1 chromosome 13, fPygNat1.pri, whole genome shotgun sequence genome encodes:
- the ch25h gene encoding cholesterol 25-hydroxylase-like protein, which encodes MFQLQNIWDYVRQHETWMKSPFFPALFSLTVYLSFCLPFVVLDLLSSRVALVRRYKIQQKTKVSLRMMWNCLALSLYNHAVYIFPLSVLHWYCRPVVYPVEAPGILEVIWGLASCLLLFDFQYFVWHLLHHKVPWLYRTFHKVHHKHTSTFALTTEYSGAWETLSLGLFAAVNPMLLGCHPMTEMFFHILNMWLSVEDHCGYDLPWATHRLVPFGLYGGAPHHDLHHQKFKANYAPYFTHWDKLFGTLHAE